Genomic segment of Lepus europaeus isolate LE1 chromosome 6, mLepTim1.pri, whole genome shotgun sequence:
AAGGGAGAAGGAGACCAGGGAAGGAGGGTGAGCTTAGGGGATGGATGGCTgccaggtgtgggggtggggagtgccaGCCACCAGAGTAGAGGGAGTAGGAACCAGCCTTGGAGCCAGGGAGCTTccagggcagctgggctgggctgggggacaggACTCTTACTTGATCCATATTTTCTTTGTTGATGGAGGAACAGGGCTCCGCCCAGGGTGAAAACAAGAAACATTCCGGAGAAGATCACAGCGATGCGGATGCAGTTGGAGCTGCACAGGGTCTTCTGGGCTGTGACAGGCAGGGCCACGCGAGGCCTTAGAGGGAGAGCCCAGCGCTCCTGTCTGCCCtgactccctctcctctccctcacgCCTCCCTTGGACTTCCTAATCTCTAGACTGCTTTTCCCACTCCTTGCTCCCAGGAGCTtcctggctgtggggctgggggtgggggagacactcACGTGGCCAGTGGGTAGGGAGAACTGGGGCAGGCAGCTGTCTCAAGTCAGCCGGGGTCTGCGCGGGTCTGTGCGTCCTGGCCGCTGGccactctgggaaagcagaggcagaatgaGGAGCAGCACAGGGCACTCTGGAGGGGATGCTGGCTTGGAGGCCAGGGTGCTGGATGAGATGGGAAGGCAGAAGCAGGCCAGCCAGGGAACTTAGTCGCAGGAGGGCGCCGTGATGGGGAGTACCCCTTGGGGTATCATCCCTACCTCTGATGACCAGAGTTGCCTGGAACTTACCTTTGGCATAAGGTAGGtgggtgggctgtgtgtgtgggcctGGGTCCTGAGAAGGAGGAGCGATCACCAAGGGGCGTGGAGGAGGGTCACACTCGGTACACTCTTtgtccctgcagtgccagccactggGGCAGGTGCACTTGGCATTGGTGGTGATGGTGCAGTTACGGATGAGAAGACCTGGGGAAGAGGAGGGACAAATGGACACAGGACACTTGGGCCTTCTGAGACCAGTGAGGTCTGTTCACTTTgccccctcagcccccagcccacctctagcaacacccccccacacacacacacaaagccctgcctctccctcactgtcaCCTCATCCCTTTGCCATTATTGTTATTAAAGAAGAAAGCTGGACTTTCCCGAAATTTCTTGGGTTCAGAAATAGAAACTATGGAAAGTAGGAAGAGTTTATATAATTTTCTCTGGTACTCGCTGATCATTTAATAACTTGATTGaagtataatatacattttagagGTACACAGTTCATAAGTGTAAAGCTTAAGAATTagtacaggggctggcgttgtggcatagtgggttaagctgctacctgccgtgccagcatcccttgtggacaccggtttgagttccagctgctccacttcctatccagctccctgctaatgtgcctgagaagtcaatggaagatggcccaaatgcttgggcccatgccacccacatgggagacccagaggaagctccttgctcctggcttcagaccagcacagctctgatcattgcaaCTGTTAagggagtaagccagtgaatggtagatctccctcactctctgtctctccttgtctctctctgtaatgctgcttttcaaataaataaaataaataaatctttaaaaaaattggtataaattgtggggccagcattgtggcatagtgggttaaaccaccagctGTGCTgctagcatcccagatgggcaccaggtccttgtcctggctgctccacttcctatccagctccctgctggtggcctgggaaggcggtgcgAGATGGCttggatgcttgggcccctgcacccatataggagacctgaagggagctcctagctcctggcttcagcctggcccagccatggccatggcggccatttggggagtgaaccagcagatagaagattctctctctgtctttgcctctgtctctgtagttctgcctttcaaacaaataagtaaatacataaaaatgattgGTATAGATTGGACTCACAGGTATAGCCAGTATCAGATCAAGAGAGAAAATGGCCAGCGGTGCACCAGCCCCCAAGAGCAGCCACCCTGCTGACTTCCTAGCACCTCAGATGACTTCTGCCTGTTTTTGCATTACATAGATGGAATCGTGCAGTGTGTTCTGTCCATCTGGCTTCTTCGACTCCACCTTTTGTGACTCCCATCCGTGCTGTTGACCGTCTGTAATTGCAGGTTATCCATTCTGATTGCTGACTAGTATTCTATTACAGGAACACACCACAATGTATTCATCCACTCTACTACTAATTTGGGTAGTTTCCAATTTCTAGCAATTAGGAATAGTGCTGCAGCGACCTCTGATGTTTATAACTTTAtagatgggctggcactgtggcgtagtgggtaaagccaccacctgtaatgccagcatcccctatgggcactggttcatatcctggctgctccacttccaacccagctccctgctagtggcctgggaaagcagtgaaagttggcccaagtgtttgagcccctgccaccctcatggaagacccagacaaatctcctggctttgacctggcccagcccaggccactgttgccatctggagagtgaaccagcaggtgagagatctctctcttgctctctctctccctttccttccctctaactctttcaactaaataaatcttaaaaacaacaccaAAACTTTATTAGAGAGTTGCTGGATTATAGTCactctgtgcctttttttttttttttttttgacaggtagagtggacagtgagagagagacagagagaaaggtcttccttttgccgttggttcaccctccaatggccgccgaggtaggcgcgctgcggccagcgcactgcgctgatccgatggcaggagccaggtgcttctcctggtctcccatggggtgcagggcccaaagacttgggccatcctccactgcactccctggccacagcagagagctggcctggaagaagggcaaccgggacaggattggtgccccgaccgggactagaaccaggtgtgccggcgccgcaaggcagaggattagcctattgagccgcggcgccggccactctgTGCCTTTAAACTATGTTTAACCTAAGTGTGGGGCCAGGTGCTGTGGCTGCTAGTTAGTTACATTAGGAGGGTGGGCTTTAGgggccccgggctgggctgggctgggctggccaccGGGTGGAGAGGAGGTGGCAGCACCAGATGGAGGCCTGGTGGAGTGTAGAGCAGCAcgtccttggggccctgacaGGTGCTTGTGCCTTTGGTCAGAATGGGGAGAGCAGGCAAACTCATTCTTCTCCCAGTTACGCCCCTGGTACTCTAGTTTCTGCATTCCAGATCTGAGTTGCTTACTAGAATTTGGTTTCCCTGTGGCTTAGCAGAAATTGTGAGCCAGCCTGGACAAGGATCCACAAGGGAAGAGTGAGAGAAGCCTGGGACAGTGACGGGAGAAGGGAATGGTGCCTGTAGTGGCAGGGTGACTATAAGGGGATCTACTAAAGGGGAAAGAGAAGTCAAAGAAGGggccaggaggggcaggtgtttggcacactgGCTCGGATACccctgggacatctgcatcccatgtcagagtgcctggggtcgtGTTCTagccctgcttccaattcctagtgcacaccctggaagcagcagatgatggttcaggtacttgggtctctgccacccatgtaggagactcagactgagttgtAGGCTCTCTtgtcttcagcatggcccagccctggctgttatgggcatttgtggtgaataagcagatgggagatctttgtttctgtctctgtgtctcttcctttcaaaggaaaataaataaaaatcttttttaaaaaataaagaagggtcTAGGGTTACAAACTACAAATGGGTGAAGTTCCATTATTGTCAGTGGTTAGTATTCAGAGACCTGTGCACAAAATTCCAGGCAAATTTCGGTTACTTCCTCACCTCACAGATGCAAATACTGATGTCCAGAGAGGGCCAACCTCATGCAGCCCCCTGATCACTCCTTGGGCTGCATCCCCGGGGGTCCTTCTGCAGCCAGATGCTGCCTGTACTTTGGGTTGAGCTCGTCTAGCCCTTGGTGAGGGGAGTGAGGACTGGCTCAGGACTGGGAAGAGGCCTTCTGTGGGGGCCTGCAGAGTGGGGGAGGCTGTGACTCAAAAATTCCAACCCTGCTGAGGCTGCCGCTGAGATGAGAAAAGCATCGAATCGTGGAGTGGATTgaggggtaatttttttttaattttttttttttttaatttttgacaggcagagtggacagtgagagagagacagagagaaaggtcttcctttgctgttggttcaccctccaatggccgctgcggtagccgcactgcgctgatctgatggcaggagccaggtgcttctcctggtctcccatggggtgcagggcccaaggatttgggccatcctccactgcactccctggccacagcagagagctggcctggaagaggggcaaccgggacaggatcggtgccccgaccgggactagaacccggtgtgccagcgccgcaaggcggaggattagcctagtgagccgcggcgccggccgaggggTAATTCTTGTGCATTGAAGATGTTACTGTTTGATGGATTTGTAATGGCGAGttattcccccaccccccaagactGCAGCATTAAAGGCCCTAGAGAGACTGAGCCCATTTTATAGGCCAGAATAGTTTTGTCGTGACAATTAAGTAGCCTGGGGAGGGCCATGCAGGAGGCCATTTGTGCCCGGGGCTACTCCAACCCTGCGATTCTAGGGTTCACATGGTCTCTGCAATTCCAGCTAAGTCGGAGAAATAACAATGGCATTCCTAAGCACAGCTGCAAATATTACacttcttgattttaaaaaagatggaattaaaaaataaatcaggggccagccttgtggcgcaGGAGGTTACGCCACCGCGTGTGGTGCCTGCGTCCCATAATGGATGGAGTCcctgttggagtcccggctgctctgcttcccaacctgcttcctgctaacacacctgggaaggcagtggaagagtatggcccatgtgcttgggcccctgccacccatgggggaaaccCTCATGGaattcttgattcctggcttcagcctggcccagacctggctgtgggaaccatttggggagtaaacgggcagatggaaaatctctctctctgtctttgcctttctgtgtttctatgacactttgcctttcaaataaatacatcttaaaaaaaaaaatcagaaaaacacaGGCCACCTAATACTCATTTTCTCCAATTGTTtttgtcgaaaaaaaaaaaagaagggctgTTATCTACTGGCTTATTGTGTTATTTCCTTAAGAAGAGGTATTCCAAGTTTGAAACGTGCAGCCTACGCCTGTGCACTCTGGGGACACAGTCAGGTCATTGCCTGGGGCTACGTGTCTGAAATCTGGGCTTTGAGAGCCACTGCCCCTCCTGACTGTCTTGACCCTGTCCATAGTCCCATTCTCACCAGTGCCTTagatttttcttccctctctccctgaaaTGCTGGCTACCTTCCCACACTGATACAGGGCCTGCCCAGTGTGCCCCGTGTCTTAACCTGGCTCACTTCCTGCGAGCCTTGAAGTGGGCTGAAGCTCCAACTCCCCATCCACACTCAGTTCCCCCAGGCCTGCTCACACAATGCTCCCCCTGCGTccgcccaccacacacacacacacacacacacacacacaccctcgcCCGTCTCACCAGAGTTGCAGTGCCGACAGCTCTCACAGTGGTGCCGGCTGTGGTGGTCCGGAGAAAAGGAGACCCCGGGGACACACGGTTCACACTGGGCAGCCTCTCCGTGCTCATCACAGTCCTTCACCAAGAATGTCCCTGTGAGCCAGGGGTCCAAGGTCAAGGCCCAGCGTAGGCAGCACCTCCACCCTCTCCAAGGCAGTACATGGGCTCCCGCTCCTTGCTTGGCTCGGCTGCCTGGAGCTCCTCTCTACTTTCCACCTGGTCCTCACTCCCAGCGCTCCGGCCCCTGCCGCGGCCCCCTCTCACCTGGGTCACACATCCGGCAGCACCGTTCGCCCGGAGCCCAGTAGTGCCTCCCTGGACAGCTCTTGAGGGCTGGGGTAGCCGAGAGGCCTGCCAGGGCCCCCAGGACACACAGCCAGCAGGGAGGTGGCCATGCCATGGCTTCTGCCCGGGGGGGCTCCTTGTGCGTAGGGTGCTGACCGCCCGCCTCTCCGGAGCGGGGGGCCCCTTTGCACCTCCTGGGCAGCGGCTGTAGCTCCTCTCCCAGTTGCCCCCACCTTTGGCGGCAGTTGAAGCTCTGctgtggctgtttttttttttcttgtagcaGCAACctccacccccttcccctttTCCGCATGCAGGGGAGTGCTGTTCTCCCGCAGCGCCTTGGTCTCTGCTTGCTTGCTTCTGTCTCCGAGACTGGGGAAGCATTTGACCCATCCACGCTGCTGCTTTTACCCAAAGAGGATGTCAGATGTACACAGTCTCCCACCTCTGTTACTCATGCCCTTAGCTGTCACCCACTTGTTCACAGTTCACAAACCGATCTGCCTGTCCCCCCGCTCCCCTCCTACTGCACAGagaaaaacaatggaaagaaggggcacCAGGGTTGAGGACAGGgccacaaacttttgaaaaataacttcaaagttgcttatttgagagagaaagagagagacacagacacagggagagctttcatccactggttcactcccccagtgcctgcaaggGTTAggactgggctgaggctggaACCAGgtactcagtccagatctccccatCACCACTGCCgtgaccactgcctcctagggtctgcattatcaggaaactggagtcaggagccagacccagGGTTGGAACCCAGGTTTTCCAGTGTGTGACATGAGCAGATGCCCCCTGCTAGGTTCACAGACTTTAATCAGAaactcttgggggggggggtgtcacatACATTTTGGAATTCAGAATTTTTCAAATTTGTAAAGAAACTACAGCACAAAACATCCCTACAGGGCTAGGGGACACATTTCTGTAGTCAAACTATTGCATATTTACATGAGTGGGGTGAAAAATGAGTAGCAGTAGCCCTGTATCTGACGAAGTCCAATTTTATGACTAAAAGAGTGAGCTTTCGAATGGTTTAGAATCACAAACAAGGGACATGGCGCTGTGGCaaattgggtaaagccactgcctacaataccagcatcacatatgggcactggttcatgtcctggctgctccacttctgatccagcttcctgctaaagtgcctgggaaagcagcagaagacgacccaactgcttgagtctctgccacccatgtgggagacctggaagaaatgcctggctcctggcttctgcctggcccagccctggctgttgtggccatttggtgagtgaaccagcaaagggaagatctccctctttgtctcttgtatctccttct
This window contains:
- the CD27 gene encoding CD27 antigen isoform X2; its protein translation is MAWPPPCWLCVLGALAGLSATPALKSCPGRHYWAPGERCCRMCDPGTFLVKDCDEHGEAAQCEPCVPGVSFSPDHHSRHHCLLIRNCTITTNAKCTCPSGWHCRDKECTECDPPPRPLVIAPPSQDPGPHTQPTHLPYAKEWPAARTHRPAQTPADLRQLPAPVLPTHWPPQKTLCSSNCIRIAVIFSGMFLVFTLGGALFLHQQRKYGSNKGESAAVPAEPGPYSCPREEEGSAIPIQEAYRKPEPASYP
- the CD27 gene encoding CD27 antigen isoform X3, which produces MAWPPPCWLCVLGALAGLSATPALKSCPGRHYWAPGERCCRMCDPGTFLVKDCDEHGEAAQCEPCVPGVSFSPDHHSRHHCESCRHCNSEWPAARTHRPAQTPADLRQLPAPVLPTHWPPQKTLCSSNCIRIAVIFSGMFLVFTLGGALFLHQQRKYGSNKGESAAVPAEPGPYSCPREEEGSAIPIQEAYRKPEPASYP
- the CD27 gene encoding CD27 antigen isoform X1; translated protein: MAWPPPCWLCVLGALAGLSATPALKSCPGRHYWAPGERCCRMCDPGTFLVKDCDEHGEAAQCEPCVPGVSFSPDHHSRHHCESCRHCNSGLLIRNCTITTNAKCTCPSGWHCRDKECTECDPPPRPLVIAPPSQDPGPHTQPTHLPYAKEWPAARTHRPAQTPADLRQLPAPVLPTHWPPQKTLCSSNCIRIAVIFSGMFLVFTLGGALFLHQQRKYGSNKGESAAVPAEPGPYSCPREEEGSAIPIQEAYRKPEPASYP